The Helianthus annuus cultivar XRQ/B chromosome 15, HanXRQr2.0-SUNRISE, whole genome shotgun sequence genomic sequence gagtctaccatgaagctgggtcagtgtcagatctttgaactcaacaGAGTTTCTGGTCACAaaagcaattgtatcccatttctcaggtagtgatctaagaaacctgctattttgtgtaGATTTAGCAAATTCAACTTTAacaagtcttagctcactaatgagacaactgaaTTGCTCAAACTGTTGAGTCAATGATTTacccttaatgtgacaaaaggtttcatactgctgattcaaaatttccctgttattttcaataacttcttcagttcccccaaattgttccttaagtgcatcccataattccttggcactgttacagtgtaacagcccagcataaatttcattgggAATAGCATatgcaatgatgctaaatgctttggcatccagttcgaacttttgaaaatcagtttcagtatagttttcaggtTTTTTAGGTTTGAACTTCTTTgaatcctcagcacttggcagcataggaacatgtggtccaaaaacaacagatctccaacatccggtattctgttgagcaagaatgtgacccatccttctctcccaaatgttgtattcattacgtttcAACATGGGTGGTCTGAAAAGTGAAccgatgttattcttatcatcttgtgattgtgacatcatcctggttgttttacaggcactgattaatcaactttgaatgtgattaaaccttactctgtttttcaacaaaacgaacaactaACAGTATCAACGActgtgagctgaactatttatgtcaaaatgattgttagatcaaatttgactgtccgagctctgataccaattgttaggatctgagtttcttttttattgtgttttttatTTAAGAAATAATGAAGATGAATAAGTaaatgcagcggaattaagatggaaATAAACTTttcacacaatcaaacaggagaattgcttttaacacacaagtttaacattgaaccgaatgcttgAATTTATTCCAAGATTCCATTTACAATATGCATACATGTAACAAACTCCACCGCAGCCTGAGCTCACAATgtttgttcgtacaggaagaaaagtgatgaagagctaattgaacagtacagggtactgttctatttataggcacgctcAAACCACTATGGCATCTTTggtgacgtcaccatgaaagtgacatctaacctcctaataAACTCTAACTACTGATctaatacaaacactgctatgctaactactgattacaatacattacataagaaagactaaactactgctttatccttccactgttgtgactccagcagtacttgatatcttcagcagtgcttgacccatagcagtagattgatcaacagggctttagtcttcatcagtctttaaCTTGATCAGCTGTTGTAAGTCAACAGTTTGTTGTAAAGGATCAGTGGATGGAGGTCAttagatgttgaaaccactttcaaggggagagaatgtaaacataacatctgcttattttggatACACTGCCCTGATCCGATTTTGGCATTAATCaactgttcctctggtagggttcaatcccaacacaagccttgcgactgtggcgacaaacccttaaataaattaaaggtttatctaaattctGTATTTGGATTATGTCATTCCTTctacccaaacaaacctaggatttcaggaatgggagttgtcaattcctatggtaccactacctactaccgagcgacatgatcggtgttaatgaacgtatttataacccgttaaacaaaccaaatgtcataccaaatgtaagcatgttatgtgaaaacaatgtactaaataTGCTAAATGAACATATGAAGCAAAAATATtacgaaatcatgtactatatgtgtactaatgaacatagaaAGTATATGTAATGAAAGcacgaaaagcacgaaagtaacaagtaggcacatgtgtttcaccccaaaatatttgaaaacactaaaagaggggaactatgtactcacttgagaatgcttagaagttttgaataacaaccaagcaaagctagagggatcacggaatcaatcgACACCTAATATatgtaactacgttaataaaccggacctaattaagaagatcggataaaatgaggtttcgtaaaccaaatgagtataggaaatcatgtaacatggtttaacaaatcctacattctaaatcggaacctatcctaagtgcttacgacccattatgacttgttaaggtagcttacgctactttaacgcgtcgttcgcgtaaaacgcgttcgaaccgcctaactagtcctatgacaagtattaaatgccttaacatgtctaataatgttgcctaatcagtttagatgtcaaaatttaggttacatatgcttaaaatgaatttatgcgtaaaaagggcattttggtcattttcctaaggcatgtaaattacctatcatacaactaactaaacaaagtgaccataaggtataacctcagaaagttattccctatacaactatggtcacaaaatatgtttggtcggatcctaatgatcaaccaaacgggtcaggtgcgaaagtctaagcggttgtttagactgcttatcttacgaccctatataagcactatactaaaagtgacgagttaaacatgttgaaacatgtttaactaagttagaaaacaagtgatatcaaaacaaagggttttgatacccaagaatagtttggttgcaaaatacgcataaacacgtattttgaccaaaactatgactcgtcactacacctaatcaacgtggtaatcagtaggtatagtcacaagggactatgaccatcgtgattacgctcacgttgcgaagttcaaacgaactttgtgttaaccattgactggtcaaagcagaaagtcaaaccctgtttgacttttacgcttaaaaacgcataaaagcatgaaagaaacttacaagagGTCAAAGAAAGGAAGAATTTGTTCTAGAATGCTCAGATATGAAGctaaggcttcaacttagagcataaatcagatcaaatgtggggaAAACAAATGaaacatggtgggtatttataggaatttaaGAGCTATTAAGATCGTTTCTCGAACTttgagcttcaatcttggccctccatgtgTACCCACTGATTTTCAATACTATGGGAGTCCAAAACCAGCTCAAGGTTTGAAGGAAACCATGTACAAAACAAAGGAACAGCTGGGTTTTGCAGAAAATGGTTTCTGCTAAACTGGAGGTGCTATACGGACCATAAAGgactccatacggtccgtatgctCTTTGTTGCTGGCAAGAACTTTAActaattggcagaacaggcccctgagactccaaacttgatttttgatgcgttttgtcacttctaacacccgtcaaacccattttcaAGCTCCATAAGGATGTTAAAACATAGGGAACTTGCAATATGCTCAGAAATGTCAaagatgtcggtttgtttggctgtacgattgcgttgttcggttaattacgacggaaatcataacggacgcgaaaacgatccaaattgcgaaacgaatgaCGTTTTAGCAtcccaatcactaaaataaaatattctaatgattacaaaattttttggatgtccggatgtgttcagaacgcaagatatgcgcgtaaatgcaaacttatgcactttttgacgttttagtccctgattgaccaataagtttattttcacataccaaacccctcaaagcctatttctaagctatgtaaaggatatttaaggtatgtttaacttatgatcaagttccgaaagGTACGTTACTATTCGATTcggtatacttttgcagtttgacgcaaatagtccctgtgatcgaataaacttgatttcgacacaccaaaccctccaaaacttatttctaagttatgtaaaggttatttaaggtttGTTAAACCTATGTCACTGTtttggagtgtttgtcgcattaaactgattacgtttatgcatttgttcgcgtataactttccagaaagcgatttagagctcgaaatcgaacgagaattgatatgagCAAAGGTCACAAGTTATTTGTACAAATTCCAAGATTGAAACACAAGATCTCATTGGATTCGTACTTGTATGATGGTCATGATGGAACAGATGTCACACCTGTGTTGGGCTGAAGTTAGCGatagccaaatcactggccctggactttttttttgggtaaagggttaccccggtgaattttatatatCAACCAAATAAAACAGGGTGTATCAAGACATCGATACACACTACTAGTCTcggcataccaagactaggaTAACAACCAAACAATCCTGACACGACAAAACAGTCACAACCAAAACAAAAACGACTCGAAGACTACAACACAACCCAAAAAATAGACTAAGCTAGAAGACTATGACATCGCTAGCCTGGATCTATATACACATTCTTCTTCGATATTAGCCATTTATCCATTAGCTTCTTTTGCTTCAAATCTCCACCAATGCGGAATCCCATAATCTTGAGCCGAACCGTATCAATGATGACCTTCGAAAGCACACTAGCAGTCCGCCGTTCACGAATAAAAACACGGGTGTTCCTTTCTTGCCATATAAAGTACGTGGAAACAGCCACCAGAAGATTGGAAACTATAATTTCAAGAGATCTAGAGTGAGCATTACGTTCCATCCACTGAATAATCGAGGCCCACGAATTATTAACACTACCCATATCAGCCATATCCCTAACCAAACCCCACACTTCAGAAGCATAGGAACATTGAAAGAATAGGTGATCCCTTGAATCACGATCGTATTTGCATAAGGGGCAACACATCAGCCGAAGATTGGTAGCACTACCTGCCTCCCAAACAGCCATCCTATCTTGCGTCTTCAGTTTATTTTTTATAACCAACCATAAATGGAAAGAATGCCTAGGAATGCATTGACTGAACCAAACTGAATTAACCCATATAACTTTATTATCTCTATGTCTCAAGTTGTTCCAAACCTCCCAAGAACCAAAAAATCGTAAATTACCCTCTAAATCTTTCCAACGAAACCGATCCTCCAACTCGGGCACAAGATGAACAGAATCAAGATTTATGAGCACTGGAAAAAGATCATACCACTCCTGAGGCCATCGCCATTGCCCATTATCATCAAGAAGGTCCGCCACCGATGTATTTAATGAAAAACCCGCTCTAGCTATAGTTCGCGGAGTAATAAACGACCTTAGAGGGCTGCATGTACACCAGTTATCACTCCACGCGTTAGTCTGACGACCGCTCTGAATAGACTTCCAAACAAATGGACGAACTATAGGACGGATAGCCAAAAGCTTTCGCCATCCCCAAGTAATGTTGTTCCGGCCCTGCACTTCCCAGAAGTTTTTACCTTTCAACTTGTAAGTGTGAACCCACTGAACCCAAAGAGACGGACGCTTAGTAATTATACTCCAGATATGAGACGTCAAAAGAGCTTTATTCACGTCCATAATACGTCAAAAGAGCTTTATTCACTGGCCCTGAACTTGTACttgacacaacggaaaagattgcctaGATCAGACAATGAATGGCGGTAGCTCGCAACCGTcaaaaagctacgctgataagcgtataTAACCTTTAGAATTCCAAGTTAGAGAACAAGTTTTGTTAAAAGTCTTACCTTGGAAAGGCGTGGTttgttttggcaaacggggcaagcttcatccgcgttatgtcggacatTTCGAAATCACTAAGAGAATCGGTACATTGGCTTATAGACTAAACTTGCCTGAAAAGCTTAGTGGTGtgcacaacgttttccatgtgtcaaatctaaagaagtgtttatCAGATGAAACTCTCATTgttcccttcaaggaactcacgatcgatgACCAGCTTCGTTTCATCAAGTAACTGGTTGAGATCATGGATTgggaaatcaaaaccctcaagcgcagtgatgtgctaaaagtagttTAATTAAAATAACTAAAATTAACCTAAATCTAGACTCAAAGTAATACTCTAGACTCTCTAGGACTCGACTAAACTaatcaccggcaagtgtaccgatcaactCTAGTAAAGCTAAGTAAGTCCGGATATCAAACCCACGAGACTCGATTAAATTACGTTAAGACTCTATATAGACTAAGACTGACACGAacttaactaattgtttatttgattgGGAGGGTTTTActaaaaatcctaaaattgcaattaaagttaaactaaattaactagattaACTAGACACGGATTTGGACGATGGTTTTAACTTAGtggtgatgaagactacctaggttTAGAATCCCTCTTGTTATTGAAAGTCTTTCTATCGGAAATTAATGTGAtttggaaccgggatctttagaTACTAAACCTTAAGAGAAACCGAACAGGACCCTCGACCCTTCTTAGGAAGACACCTATGGACCTCTATAAGGCTATTAAGACTACCGGCTTGCTAGACTCCCTCTCGGTTATCTAGGTTCTAAGAAAGTGCCCTAAAGTGGCTAACTACCTCTCAGTGGAAAGTCTAAGGCGACTATGGGGTTCAACTTGGTTTAATAGATAAGTTATGGCAAGGAAACTAAAACGGGTTTTTCTCAAAACCTAATCCTAGCAATTTCACCAAACTCGATCTCTTAATAACCTAACACTTctctgtaacacctcgtaaaatcacgtccaatgatatgTGTTGACACTTGTACTAAACTCTATtgaagtcaaacgttgactattaGGGACTAAATTTttgcgaaaaatcaaaaactttgaatgTTGAGGGACAACATGCCAAATGTGTGCCTCTGACTGACCTCATATGATGTTTGTATTCTTTATTGAATAAATTATCGGACACAAGAAGCCGTTTGTGCTTAAAACCAAAAATTTACAAAccataggggttaaaagtgtcaacatgttaattcttacctctgaatgaccttttaacgatcCCGAGGCTTTGTAGAATCTTTGTATACTCTCACGATTGTTGGATAATGACTTTGTCGAGTTTCAATGCAAATAAACGATTTATATTGCAAATACCAaaaagaagggttaaaagtgtcaacatgtttacttatacctctgagtgaccttttaacgaacccgaagcatcgtgatgtttgaTAATACTCTcgagaatgcctaatatggataaCACAGGACTTTGATGCGATAAAATGATAATGCGCGCAAGTTATGCATTAAAGGGGCCAAAAGCGTCAAACTCAAAAACTATACCTTTGAGCAACCATTTAAGCGAACTGGAGTAAAATAGAGTGTCGTAATATCCCATCATACTCTTGGGAATGCTTATTATTGATCTTGAAAGGCTTGTATGCCATTTCGCGTTAAAACGCACAAGTTCGCAaattaaagggttaaaagcgtcaacgagaAGAAACTAGTGTTTTCGGTAATCATTTAACGAAACCGGACCTAACAGTGTTTGGTTATACTCCCTATATCATTtacaaactaactacaagggcccATTGTGCCTAAAATGAAAGTTACATAGCATATAAAGGTGCAGGGGCCAAAGTTGCCAAGATTGAAACTTGTTTGCTGAAGTTGGTGTGGTGGCGTCGCGCGACCAAACCCCCCTGTTGTCGTCGCGCGTGGCGATGGCTCAATTTGGACAGAAACTTACATCCAGCTGTAGGTTCTTCTTTGCAGCCCACTTATACCACTTCCACTCTCACAAAACTCAAATCTAGGGACTCTTAGATGGTTTTTAAAATTGGTATTACACCTTTGATGATCTCATTCATCCCAAGAACACTTGCCATGATCCTCTTTCATtccaaaaactataaataggggttgTTTTTCATTTGAGTAACTCACACTTTCAAATCAAATCTGCTATATCTCTCAATCTAAGAGGATCCTGAGCTTTTGGGAACCTCCTTCAGTCCATAGGACCATTTGTAAGTGTCCTTCCGTGACTAGTTTGTTTTAGTTGGCGTTTAAAGCCAAAAAGTCAAGCCTTTACGATAAACACCTTGACTTTTAGCTAGACCATAAACGgtcaagccattgttcgcaacgaacatggctacgtgatcgtaattaggtaggtgttaaacccttaaaagggcacctcctaattaccacgtttacttagttaattgtcgggtcaaagtaattaaataaaagtgaaatgggtcagtttttaaataaaaatccATAACTGATAATATAGAagctataaaatcagttttgtcactttaataacttggtaaatattaattgaacatgtctaggcatgttcaacccgacagtTCTGAGTTTAGgatcggttcgcaaccgaaagtcgcaaaagtagacttttgctttgacttttagttctgacccgaattaacTTAGTTTAGTTTTGCCTTaaggttcctttgtgaccatattatatgtgacaacccgaacttttaaggCCTCGACTCCTAGTTGACACGTTTACAAGTGATGCTTTATTTG encodes the following:
- the LOC110914623 gene encoding uncharacterized protein LOC110914623; this translates as MDVNKALLTSHIWSIITKRPSLWVQWVHTYKLKGKNFWEVQGRNNITWGWRKLLAIRPIVRPFVWKSIQSGRQTNAWSDNWCTCSPLRSFITPRTIARAGFSLNTSVADLLDDNGQWRWPQEWYDLFPVLINLDSVHLVPELEDRFRWKDLEGNLRFFGSWEVWNNLRHRDNKVIWVNSVWFSQCIPRHSFHLWLVIKNKLKTQDRMAVWEAGSATNLRLMCCPLCKYDRDSRDHLFFQCSYASEVWGLVRDMADMGSVNNSWASIIQWMERNAHSRSLEIIVSNLLVAVSTYFIWQERNTRVFIRERRTASVLSKVIIDTVRLKIMGFRIGGDLKQKKLMDKWLISKKNVYIDPG